A section of the Rummeliibacillus pycnus genome encodes:
- a CDS encoding aldo/keto reductase, whose protein sequence is MYSITSTKTLHNGIEMPRFGLGVYKMDDPEVAYNSIIKALDTGYIAVDTAAFYNNEQQVGEALRASDLKREDLFITSKVWNTDQGYDETLRAFEKTLRALNTDYLDLYLTHWPVPEKFTETYRAIERLYDEKLIKSTGVSNHEIHHLEKLFTTANIKPMVNQIELHPYLSQVELRNFCKTNDIVITAWSPLGRGKVLQDETIKAIGEKYGKSIAQTIIRWHLQSDHIVIPKSVTPSRIEENANVFDFELTAEDMASIDALNRNERFGSHPDHFKF, encoded by the coding sequence ATGTACTCAATTACATCTACAAAAACATTACATAATGGTATTGAAATGCCTCGCTTCGGATTAGGTGTATATAAAATGGATGATCCGGAAGTAGCGTATAATTCAATAATAAAAGCACTAGACACTGGTTATATTGCAGTGGATACAGCAGCATTTTATAACAACGAGCAACAAGTTGGGGAAGCTCTTCGTGCATCGGATCTAAAAAGAGAGGATCTATTCATCACTTCAAAAGTATGGAATACAGACCAAGGCTATGATGAAACGTTAAGAGCGTTTGAGAAAACTTTGAGGGCTCTCAATACAGATTATTTAGATTTATATTTAACACACTGGCCTGTCCCAGAGAAATTCACGGAGACATATCGAGCAATTGAAAGATTATATGATGAAAAACTAATCAAATCAACAGGTGTTTCAAATCATGAAATTCATCATCTTGAGAAACTATTTACTACAGCTAATATCAAACCAATGGTCAATCAAATAGAACTGCATCCCTACCTTTCACAAGTAGAATTACGTAACTTTTGCAAAACAAATGATATTGTCATTACTGCATGGTCACCGCTAGGTCGTGGGAAAGTTCTTCAAGATGAAACAATAAAAGCAATCGGAGAAAAATATGGCAAGTCAATTGCTCAAACAATTATCCGTTGGCATTTACAAAGTGACCATATTGTCATACCGAAATCCGTCACACCGAGCCGTATAGAAGAAAACGCAAATGTATTTGATTTTGAACTAACAGCAGAAGATATGGCATCAATTGATGCACTTAATCGCAACGAACGATTCGGTTCACATCCAGATCATTTTAAGTTCTAA
- a CDS encoding NCS2 family permease translates to MFHLKENGTNVKTELIAGITTFLTMVYIIIVNPVILHEAGVPVDQVFMATIISAVVGTLWMALCANYPIAVAPGMGLNAYFTYSVVLASEGKIDYLTAFSSVFVAGIIFIILSLTPLRAKLITAIPENLKRAITAGIGLFIAFLGLRMGKVIVANESNLVSLGDLTSPGVMLTLFGLIITVILIVRNVRGALFIGMVVTGIVAAFTGQLKIDHIIAKPHLPQGILIWNPLDAFGDVIHYGLYSVVFSFILVTLFDTTGTLVGIMKQAGLMKGNQLPRARKALLADSLGTTIGSMFGTSPTSAFIESSAGVAAGGRTGLTTLTVAILFIIASFFGPLVGAVSGVAAITSPTLVIVGTLMISSVKEIEWHQFDEAFPAFLIILIMPLTSSISTGIAFGFIAYPILKIVTGEAKKVHLLLYIFAILFAIQLFFLHH, encoded by the coding sequence TTGTTTCATCTGAAGGAAAATGGTACAAACGTTAAAACTGAATTGATTGCTGGTATTACAACGTTTCTTACCATGGTATATATTATTATCGTGAATCCAGTTATCTTACATGAAGCTGGTGTGCCTGTCGACCAAGTATTTATGGCTACTATTATTTCTGCTGTTGTTGGTACATTATGGATGGCATTGTGTGCTAACTATCCAATCGCTGTTGCACCAGGAATGGGCTTAAACGCATATTTCACATATTCAGTAGTTTTAGCGTCTGAAGGAAAAATTGACTATTTGACTGCTTTTTCATCTGTTTTTGTTGCAGGTATTATTTTCATCATTCTATCCTTAACACCGCTTCGTGCAAAACTAATTACTGCAATTCCTGAAAACTTAAAACGTGCGATTACAGCAGGTATCGGATTATTCATCGCTTTTCTTGGATTACGAATGGGGAAAGTAATTGTTGCAAATGAAAGTAATTTAGTATCACTAGGAGATTTAACATCTCCTGGCGTCATGTTAACCTTATTTGGTTTAATCATTACAGTTATCTTAATTGTTCGTAATGTAAGAGGTGCTCTATTTATTGGAATGGTTGTTACAGGAATTGTTGCAGCATTTACGGGTCAATTAAAAATTGATCACATTATAGCTAAACCTCATTTACCACAAGGTATTCTAATATGGAATCCACTTGATGCCTTTGGCGACGTTATCCATTACGGATTATATAGTGTCGTTTTCTCATTCATCTTAGTGACGTTATTTGATACAACTGGCACTCTTGTCGGAATTATGAAGCAAGCTGGTCTGATGAAAGGTAACCAATTACCTCGTGCTCGTAAAGCACTTTTAGCAGATTCACTTGGTACAACAATAGGTTCTATGTTTGGTACAAGTCCAACATCCGCATTTATAGAATCTTCTGCTGGTGTTGCTGCAGGTGGTCGTACAGGTTTAACCACATTAACTGTTGCTATCTTATTTATCATCGCCTCCTTCTTTGGACCTTTAGTAGGAGCTGTTTCTGGTGTTGCTGCAATCACTTCTCCAACACTAGTAATTGTCGGTACATTAATGATTTCTTCCGTAAAAGAGATTGAATGGCATCAATTTGATGAAGCTTTCCCTGCCTTCCTGATCATTTTAATCATGCCTTTAACATCAAGCATTTCAACTGGGATTGCTTTTGGTTTTATCGCTTATCCTATATTAAAAATCGTAACAGGCGAAGCAAAAAAAGTTCATCTATTGTTATATATTTTTGCAATATTATTTGCCATTCAACTATTTTTCTTACATCATTAA
- the trmL gene encoding tRNA (uridine(34)/cytosine(34)/5-carboxymethylaminomethyluridine(34)-2'-O)-methyltransferase TrmL, with the protein MSLHIVLYQPEIPANTGNIARTCAGTNTHLHLIRPLGFSTDDKMLKRAGLDYWHSVNITYYDSVEEFYEKNAGGSIYYIETFGTKPYSDFDFSNPEEEIYFMFGKETTGIPKELIQDHQDKCLRIPQSENVRSLNLSNTAAIVIFEALRQQGFRGMH; encoded by the coding sequence GTGTCTTTACACATCGTATTATATCAACCAGAAATTCCAGCTAACACAGGTAATATTGCAAGAACTTGTGCAGGAACAAATACACATCTACATCTAATTCGTCCATTAGGATTTTCAACTGACGATAAAATGTTAAAAAGAGCTGGTTTAGATTACTGGCATAGCGTTAATATCACATACTATGATTCGGTAGAAGAATTTTACGAGAAGAATGCTGGTGGTTCAATTTACTATATTGAAACGTTTGGTACAAAACCCTATTCTGATTTTGACTTTAGTAATCCTGAAGAAGAGATTTACTTTATGTTCGGAAAAGAAACAACCGGTATCCCAAAAGAATTAATACAGGATCATCAAGATAAATGTTTACGAATTCCACAAAGTGAAAATGTACGGTCATTGAATTTATCAAATACAGCAGCAATTGTTATATTTGAAGCATTACGCCAACAAGGTTTTAGAGGAATGCACTAA
- a CDS encoding B3/B4 domain-containing protein, whose amino-acid sequence MKFTLESSLTNIVPTFKIGMIYYTKIVVSESPQMIKGRTQLYQENLYLELEGQSVTERPGIKEWRAIWKALGGDPNRYRHSAESLMRRIAKQNYLTPYHSAVDLNNFFSLQYEIPIGIYDMNNLDGDLVIALGDEETGYEGLNGRYNSLKNIAYSRDTQGPFGSPFVDSKRTVVTENTTEAIQLFYLRPSLSEKECTELLNAAGKMFSQIHGGDYTTALLTKDQSQVEI is encoded by the coding sequence ATTAAATTTACATTGGAATCATCATTAACAAATATAGTTCCAACATTTAAAATCGGCATGATATATTATACCAAAATTGTAGTATCAGAATCTCCTCAAATGATTAAAGGGCGTACACAGTTATATCAAGAAAACCTTTATTTGGAATTAGAGGGACAATCAGTAACAGAAAGACCAGGTATTAAAGAATGGCGTGCTATTTGGAAAGCTTTAGGAGGAGATCCAAATCGCTATCGTCATTCTGCTGAAAGCTTAATGCGACGAATTGCAAAACAGAATTATTTAACACCCTATCACTCTGCTGTAGATCTGAATAATTTCTTCTCGCTTCAGTATGAAATTCCTATTGGCATTTACGATATGAATAATCTAGACGGTGATCTAGTTATTGCACTTGGTGATGAGGAAACAGGCTATGAAGGGTTAAATGGTCGCTATAATTCATTAAAAAATATTGCCTACTCACGAGATACCCAAGGACCTTTTGGAAGTCCATTTGTTGATTCTAAACGTACAGTGGTTACAGAAAACACAACTGAGGCTATTCAACTGTTCTATCTTCGACCATCGTTATCCGAGAAGGAATGTACAGAGCTATTGAATGCTGCTGGTAAGATGTTTTCTCAAATTCACGGTGGCGATTATACAACAGCACTTCTTACTAAAGATCAATCACAAGTCGAGATATAG
- the queG gene encoding tRNA epoxyqueuosine(34) reductase QueG: protein MNIIELKEQVIAYAKSIGIDKIGFTSANPFHELKNHLLRQQELGYQSGFEESDIEKRTEPKLLLDEAASIIAIAIAYPSKMKNAPQGKKGARRGIFCRASWGTDYHTVLREKLALVEAFLQKKVPGCRLRSMVDTGELSDRAVAERAGIGWSAKNCAVITPEFGSYVYLGEIISDLPFEADEPMEEQCGECRLCLDVCPTGALVQGGQLNSQKCVAYLTQTKGFLPDEYRAKIGNRIYGCDTCQTVCPKNKGKLNWIHDALQPEPEIAKPLLEPLLTISNRQFKETYGHISGSWRGKKPIQRNAIIALAHFKETSALPSLIEVFQKDERPVIRGTAAWAIGKIGGEGIKEVLQQGLVYEKDEEVRLEIQKGLSLLAEK, encoded by the coding sequence ATGAACATCATCGAACTAAAGGAACAAGTAATTGCTTATGCTAAAAGCATCGGCATCGATAAAATTGGTTTTACTTCTGCTAATCCATTTCATGAATTAAAGAATCATTTACTTCGTCAACAAGAATTAGGCTATCAATCTGGCTTTGAAGAATCAGATATTGAAAAGCGGACAGAGCCAAAACTATTACTAGACGAAGCAGCAAGTATAATTGCAATCGCCATTGCCTATCCATCCAAAATGAAGAATGCACCCCAAGGTAAAAAAGGTGCGAGAAGAGGAATTTTCTGTCGTGCATCATGGGGAACAGATTATCATACAGTTTTACGTGAAAAACTCGCTCTAGTAGAAGCTTTTTTGCAGAAAAAAGTACCTGGCTGCCGACTACGCTCAATGGTTGATACTGGAGAATTGTCAGATAGGGCTGTGGCAGAACGGGCAGGAATCGGTTGGAGCGCAAAAAACTGTGCAGTCATCACACCTGAATTCGGCTCTTATGTCTATTTAGGTGAAATCATTTCCGATTTGCCATTTGAAGCAGATGAACCGATGGAAGAACAATGTGGAGAATGTCGATTATGTTTAGATGTTTGCCCAACAGGTGCTCTTGTACAAGGAGGGCAGCTTAATTCCCAAAAGTGTGTAGCTTATTTAACACAGACGAAGGGTTTTTTACCAGATGAATATCGTGCTAAAATCGGGAACCGTATATATGGTTGTGATACATGTCAAACGGTTTGTCCAAAGAACAAAGGAAAACTGAATTGGATTCATGATGCACTTCAACCCGAACCTGAAATTGCAAAACCATTATTAGAACCTTTACTTACAATTTCGAATCGACAATTTAAAGAAACTTATGGTCATATTTCGGGTTCTTGGAGAGGGAAAAAACCAATTCAACGAAATGCAATTATTGCATTAGCTCATTTTAAAGAAACTTCAGCTCTCCCTTCTTTAATAGAAGTTTTTCAGAAAGATGAACGTCCTGTGATCCGAGGTACTGCTGCATGGGCAATTGGTAAAATTGGTGGAGAAGGAATAAAAGAAGTATTACAACAAGGCTTAGTTTATGAAAAAGATGAAGAAGTACGATTGGAAATTCAAAAAGGCTTATCATTATTAGCAGAAAAATAA
- a CDS encoding DUF2252 domain-containing protein encodes MEILVDRVQHTRNTLRKHMLETVFNEFDVECMQLDKDKRKVKYGEMMESPFRFFRGSAYLFYYDVTKMPFPFHTPKDKPAWIQGDLHMDNFGCFQNEIGEIVYDVNDFDEGYVGSYLYDVFRMAVSIALYTDAEGLNEDEQKDRIIHYLNSYYKQLQRFKKNLDDPLMLTFTKENTKGPVKKVLKKLGKRQRDYLLTDITNMNEEGKRVFNWNEEIHSVTDEELEKIRDVMKKYFVTIDADNKQDPSHYQVKDVARKYGTGTASIGLSRYYILIEGGQEAGGIDDLVLEMKEVRTSIPAYFLPYSPVFWEKHAHQGERVVATQKAMHHLEDPYLGYVTMDNKHFYIRERSPYKKKVKADKLLTLKDYDQTLKIMGRVTAKIHARADADIESVLLTHHSEIEIIKAIGNVDQFVRDITYAALNYKNQVKDDYTLFCQWVEGKFKK; translated from the coding sequence TTGGAAATATTAGTAGATCGCGTACAGCATACGAGAAATACCCTACGTAAACATATGCTCGAAACGGTATTCAATGAATTTGATGTAGAATGTATGCAATTAGATAAAGACAAACGAAAAGTAAAATATGGGGAAATGATGGAGAGCCCTTTCCGTTTTTTCCGTGGAAGTGCGTATCTGTTTTATTATGATGTGACTAAGATGCCATTTCCATTTCATACACCTAAAGATAAGCCAGCATGGATTCAAGGTGATTTGCACATGGATAATTTTGGATGTTTTCAAAATGAAATAGGCGAAATTGTATATGATGTCAATGATTTTGATGAAGGGTATGTAGGTTCATACTTGTATGATGTTTTTCGAATGGCTGTTAGTATTGCCTTATATACAGATGCAGAGGGGTTAAATGAGGACGAACAAAAGGATCGTATAATCCATTACTTAAATAGTTATTACAAGCAATTACAACGCTTTAAGAAAAATTTAGATGATCCATTGATGTTAACATTTACAAAAGAGAATACTAAAGGCCCTGTAAAAAAAGTATTGAAGAAACTTGGAAAAAGACAACGTGATTATTTATTAACAGATATTACGAATATGAATGAAGAAGGTAAGCGAGTTTTCAATTGGAACGAAGAAATTCACTCCGTTACAGATGAAGAATTGGAGAAAATAAGAGATGTGATGAAGAAATATTTCGTGACGATTGATGCGGATAATAAGCAAGATCCTTCACATTATCAAGTAAAGGATGTTGCAAGAAAGTATGGAACCGGAACTGCTTCTATAGGGTTAAGCCGATACTATATTCTTATCGAGGGTGGTCAAGAAGCTGGAGGAATTGATGATTTAGTATTAGAAATGAAAGAAGTGCGAACTTCTATTCCTGCTTATTTCTTACCTTATAGTCCAGTATTCTGGGAAAAACATGCACATCAAGGGGAACGGGTGGTTGCAACACAAAAAGCAATGCACCATTTAGAAGATCCTTATCTTGGGTATGTCACCATGGATAATAAACATTTTTATATCCGAGAACGTTCACCTTATAAAAAGAAAGTAAAAGCAGATAAGCTGTTAACCTTGAAAGATTATGATCAAACACTAAAAATTATGGGACGTGTTACGGCAAAAATTCATGCAAGAGCTGATGCAGACATTGAATCTGTACTTTTAACACATCATAGTGAGATTGAAATCATAAAAGCCATTGGTAATGTTGATCAATTTGTCCGCGATATTACATATGCTGCTTTAAATTATAAGAATCAAGTAAAAGATGATTACACATTGTTCTGCCAATGGGTTGAAGGAAAATTCAAAAAATAA
- a CDS encoding C40 family peptidase: protein MALKKIWRCAVPVATVWTSPASARDIDQPGIENPVHLIKWLEALPYKERLDLCNANRVQTQLLYGEEVIVDEIVDDWAKIVAIQQPSRKDQRGYPGWVPLTQLIEGIVPDSLKYAIVTADKVQLWSEDKLPLVVLPFNTILPLRDECVKYYHVDSPNGNALLSKNGVAITSSKTTGNPTTMEQAVLKGTAFLDLPYLWGGMSSYGYDCSGFTYNMAKASGIIIPRDAGEQKESGKAINKENQNEWHIGDLLFFANDYGRAAVRHVGFYFGDGKMIHSPQTGKTVEIIHLAGTIFEEELCGVSRYQA, encoded by the coding sequence ATGGCTTTAAAGAAAATATGGCGTTGTGCAGTACCTGTTGCAACAGTATGGACATCACCAGCATCTGCACGTGATATTGATCAACCAGGTATTGAAAATCCTGTACATCTCATAAAGTGGCTTGAAGCCTTACCCTATAAAGAAAGACTAGATTTATGTAATGCGAATCGTGTGCAAACACAACTACTTTATGGAGAAGAAGTAATTGTTGATGAAATAGTAGATGATTGGGCCAAGATTGTTGCCATTCAGCAGCCATCTCGTAAAGATCAAAGAGGATACCCAGGATGGGTTCCTTTAACACAATTAATTGAAGGAATTGTTCCAGATTCACTAAAGTATGCTATTGTTACAGCTGATAAGGTTCAATTATGGTCAGAGGATAAACTGCCGTTAGTAGTACTACCATTCAACACAATTCTCCCGTTACGAGATGAGTGTGTAAAGTACTATCATGTTGATTCACCTAATGGTAATGCATTACTAAGCAAAAATGGAGTAGCAATCACCTCAAGTAAAACAACTGGAAATCCTACCACTATGGAGCAGGCTGTTCTTAAAGGTACAGCATTTCTAGATTTACCCTACCTCTGGGGGGGCATGTCATCGTACGGTTATGATTGCTCAGGTTTTACATATAACATGGCAAAGGCATCAGGCATCATTATTCCGCGCGATGCAGGAGAACAAAAAGAATCGGGAAAAGCCATTAACAAGGAAAATCAAAATGAATGGCACATAGGTGATTTACTATTTTTCGCAAATGACTATGGTAGAGCTGCCGTGAGACACGTAGGATTTTACTTTGGGGATGGGAAAATGATTCACTCTCCACAAACTGGAAAGACAGTCGAGATCATTCATTTAGCTGGAACAATATTTGAAGAGGAGCTTTGTGGAGTAAGTCGATATCAAGCATAA
- a CDS encoding ABC transporter ATP-binding protein has protein sequence MNKEILVSVENLKKHFELGKGSTLKAVNGISFDIVKGETFGLVGESGCGKSTAGRTILGLYNRTDGKVLFEGKDVHEQSGKDRDQMLKNMQMIFQDPYASLNPRSTVFEIIAEPMEVHGLYKDKNKLRERVYELLEDVGLNREHANRYPHEFSGGQRQRIGIARALALDPEFIIADEPISALDVSVQASVVKLLQRLQKEKELTYLFIAHDLSMVKYISNRIGVMYLGQMVELTTSQQLYHEPLHPYTQALLSAIPIPDPDIEEQRERIILKGELPSPIHPPSGCVFHTRCPMAQEVCKHLEPRWLEKEQGHFVACHLYDDEVMKAEKEASTTII, from the coding sequence ATGAACAAGGAAATATTAGTATCAGTAGAAAATTTAAAAAAACATTTTGAACTAGGTAAAGGGAGTACACTAAAGGCAGTCAATGGTATCAGTTTTGATATTGTAAAAGGGGAAACATTTGGACTCGTAGGTGAATCTGGATGTGGTAAATCGACTGCTGGTCGTACTATTTTAGGACTTTATAATCGAACGGATGGAAAGGTTTTATTTGAAGGCAAAGATGTTCATGAACAATCTGGTAAAGACCGCGATCAAATGCTGAAAAATATGCAGATGATTTTCCAAGATCCATATGCATCTTTAAACCCTAGGTCAACTGTTTTCGAAATTATTGCCGAACCAATGGAAGTTCATGGTTTGTACAAAGATAAAAATAAATTACGTGAGCGTGTTTACGAACTATTGGAGGATGTCGGTTTAAATAGAGAGCATGCCAATCGTTATCCGCATGAATTTTCAGGAGGCCAACGTCAAAGAATTGGTATTGCCAGAGCTCTTGCATTAGATCCTGAATTTATCATAGCTGATGAACCAATTTCAGCTTTAGATGTGTCGGTTCAAGCATCTGTTGTTAAACTATTACAACGATTGCAAAAAGAAAAAGAGCTAACTTATCTGTTTATCGCGCATGATTTATCCATGGTCAAATATATATCTAATCGTATTGGGGTTATGTACTTAGGACAGATGGTAGAATTAACGACATCACAGCAACTTTATCATGAGCCACTTCACCCATATACACAAGCATTATTATCGGCAATTCCTATTCCTGATCCAGATATTGAGGAACAAAGAGAACGAATTATTTTAAAGGGAGAGTTACCAAGTCCTATTCATCCACCATCAGGTTGTGTGTTCCATACGCGCTGTCCAATGGCACAAGAAGTCTGCAAACATCTTGAACCACGATGGTTGGAAAAAGAGCAAGGACATTTTGTGGCATGTCATCTTTATGATGATGAAGTAATGAAAGCCGAGAAAGAAGCTTCTACGACCATAATTTAA